Sequence from the Corvus moneduloides isolate bCorMon1 chromosome 18, bCorMon1.pri, whole genome shotgun sequence genome:
cccaacGATTTCCCCATTGCACCGCCCCACTGAGCCCCGTTACCTGCACTGCACCCCCAGTGCACCCCCCATTCCACCCTCCAGGACCTCCCATTgccccccactgccccccagTGATGCCCCCACTTGCTCCTCATTGCAccctcccactgccaccccaaTGGtttccccagtgtcccccactACACCCCCAATTCAGCCCCCAGTTGCCCCCATTCCACCCCCAGTATCTCTCACTGCCCCCCTTCACCCACTGCTCCCCAATGCTTCCCCCATTCACCCCCCCATTGCCACCCCACTGATTCCACTGCCccccccccgctgtccccccaggatttccccagtgtcccccactGCACCCCCAATTCTGCCCCCAGTTACCCTCATTCCACCCCCTATTCCCCCCCCAGTACCTCCCACTTTCCCCAATGTCCCTCATTCCCCTCACTGCACCCCCATTACCCCCCAATGTTTCCCCCATTAaccccccccatcccctccccgtCCCCTCCGTGGGGCTGCGCCCTTGCTGTGGGGTCTCGGCgcggttttggggtccccccagccccccgcgGGGGCCGTACCTGAGCGTTCCCGTTCCCCGCGGCTCCGCGGGGCTCCTGGAGGGGCTGCCGGAGCCGGAGCGGGGGGCGGCACCCCCTCGGGGGGGCAAACCCTCCTGCCTGGGGGGCTTCGGGGGgtccccccggggctgggggccccgctcccgctccgcCCCGGCCGGGGGGGGCccggcgggccgggggcgccggggggtgctggggctgggggcgcgGGACGaggaggtgctggcagctgcttttTGGGGGGACATGCCCGgggtgcggggctggggcaggcggTGAGCTGGAACGGAGAGGGGGGAGGTCAGCGGGGGCAGCGCTCAGCATCCCCCGCCCCTCACAGCACCCGCATTTTCCAGGTGGGAAATCCCAGGAGGTGGGTGAACACCTCGGGAATTAATATGGGGGAAAACCCCACTTCTGTCactcccctttttcccctttccagccGGATCAGTGCCTTGAggagcccagccccagggaagggAGCCCCGTGGAAAATCAGGGAATGGAAGTCACGGAAAATCAGGGAATGGAACCCCGCAGAGAACTGGAGAGGATGCCCCATGGAGAACCAGGGAATGAGGCCCCACAGAAAATCAGGGAATGGAAGCCATGGAAAATCAGGGAATGGAACCCCACAGagaggcagggaatggagccCCACAGAGAACTGGAGAAGATGCTCCACAGAGAATCAGGGAACAAAACCCATGGGGAACCAGGGAATGAACCCATGGGGAACCAGGGAATGAATCCATGGGGAACCAGGGAACAGAACCCTACAGGAAATCAGGGAATGGAGCCCCACAGAACAAAGCCCTGTGGAGAAGCAGGGAATGGAGCCCCATGGAAAAGCAGAGTCCCAAGGAGAGCCAGGGAATGGAACCCCGCAGAAAATCAGGGATCAAAGCCCCATAgagaagcagggaaaggagccCCAGAGAGAATGGAGCCACAGGGAGAGTCCAGGAATGGCACCCATGGAGAGCCAGAGAATGGAACCCATGGAGAATCAGGGAACAGAACCCATGGAGAACCAGGGAATGGAGCCCCACAGAGAGCCAGGGAACAGAACCCATGGAGAACCAGGGAATGGAGCCCCACAGCgagccaggagccagcagcgAGGCAGGGGACACCAGGTGTGGGGTCCCGGGGACACTCACAGAGGGCAGCACAGCGACACGGGTCGTGCTTGTCCAGGTAATGTTCCAGTGTGTCCCAGCCGCCGCCCACGCGCACCATGACGTGGCTCCTCAGCACCTGCGGGCAGCGCTGTCACCCTGCCTGGCCCCAAAAAGCCACCAAGAGCCCCCCAGAACCCCGGAGCAGACAGGAAATCCAGCTCTGGACCCCACCCGCTGCAGGGTGCCTCGGGATGGGCCCCACCCTGCCTGGGAgcgggggaaggaggagggcgGGGGGTCCCGGTGTACTGGGGTGACAgtggggtgagggaggggacAATGGGGTGAGGGAGGCGGTGGTGGCTCTTACTCGGACGAAGATGAGCGTGTTGGAGTCGCCCACTTTGTACTTCCCCTCCGAGACCTTGACCATGGGGAACTGcgaggggcaggagcagcagcccaggatCTCCCGCACCTGCCGGCACAGAGGGGAGGCGTCACTGGGGTGTGGACGCCCTGCTGTAGGGTCGGCGGGGTCCAGAACCCCCCCTGTAGGGTCGGTGAGGTCCAGAAACCCCATTATAGAGCTGGTGGGGCACAAACACCCCCATTATGGAATTGGTGGGGCACAGACCCCATTATAAGGCCAGTGGGGCACAGTCCCCCCACTACAGGGCCGCTGAGGCACAGACCCTCTGTTATAGGATCGGTACGTACAGACCCCCTGCTGTAGGGCCAGTGGGGCGCAGACCCCCCAGTTATGGGGCTGGTGAGCACAGATGCCCCACTATAGGGTCAGTGGGGCACAGACCCCCCACTATGGGGTCGGTGAGCACAAACTCCCTGTTATAGGGCTGGTGGGGCATGGACCCTCCACTGTAGGGCTGGTAGGCACAGAAACCTCCACTATAGGGTCGGTGGGGATCCCCATGATAGGGGCAGCCCCTCGGACTGGCACACAGGGAGGGGCTCCGTGTGCCCCCCACGCTGGCACCTCCCCTCCGTGGGGAGCAGCCGGGTGGGCtcagtgggagcagctcccagggttggggagcacccacagcacccTCGGCAGGCTGAGAACGGGCACAACTCTCTTCATTTGGGGCCCACCCGCTCCGAGACCCCCGCGTGTGGGCACAAAACACCCCCCACCCCACTAATCCTAAACCACGGGGGATTTGCCCCCAAGCCCCTGACATGGGGCAGGACCCACATCCACCAACAGAAATGGGGTAAATCCcggggttttttcctctccctttaaACCCGAAGGGTGAAAGTGGagtgggaggatttggggggccgggcaggggacccccggggctgtggggtggccGGGCAGTGCCACGGTCCCGCTGGCTGCCAGCTGCCGGCTCTATCTCCCGGGCTGACGTCAGGGATTAAACCGGGAGCCACGGGGGGACGCGGGGACGCGGCCGCATCCTGCCCCGGCCCGGGGCTGGGGCGAGGGGCGGGGGGGACACCGCGCCGCCTCGCCCCGAAATTTGGGGGTTCTTTAATAATTCTGcgattttttggggttttcctgcAGTCGTGCCCATCACAGGGgtgagaggaaggaaggatgtGGCCGCTCTGGTTCCCATCCGGGTGACGGGGACAGATCcagctggggaaactgaggcacggagtGAGGAGGGGGAGTGCGtgcagtggggggggggggtcgtgACCCTGCTCTCACCCCGGGGGGGCACCTGGGTACCAGGGGGGCCGGATCCTACCCCCGCCAGGCTCCTCCCCGGCTCCGGCGCTGCCCATAAAAGCCGATGGCGAGGAATTACGCAGCCCGGAAAAATGCAGCCGGGGCTGGCAGCGCCCGGCcaggggggcttgggggggcaCCGGCGACGGGGGGGCCCCCCCTGCAGCGGGACTGCGCGGAGGGCGGGGTCAGGAGGCTCTTTAATGAGGGACTTAATGAGGAATTAGggtttcaattaaaaaaaggcTTAGGGAGTCAGGGGAGGGCAGagcccccctgtccccccccgtgtccccccccggGCCGGATTAAGCCGCTGCCTCGCCCGCGGGACGGATCCCGCACCCGGCTTTAATCCGTTCTGAGCTCCCGGCCCGGGGGGGTCCCCGCACCCCCCATCTGACACCCCCAAATTGTGCCTGTGAGCAGCCgaggtgtccccgtgtccccatgtccgtccctggggacagcagccccgaggtggggggaggaggagcagggggaggaggaggaggggcaaGTCCTGGGCTGGGGACCACTGTGAGTCACCCTCTCACggggaggaggtggcagggcACAGGTGGCACCTGCGTCCCCCTTGTGATTCTGGTCACAGCCACCAAAAGAACCCCTCCTGGAGTCAGGAGGCTCCACGGGAGCTGTGTGGGTGGCTGGGTGGGTGGAGAGGAGCTCCCGTAGCCATGGAGAGCTGGGATGGGTGGGTGGAGCACATCCTATGGACCACAGGGGTGGGCAGAAGGAGCTCCCAGAGGTCAGAGAGACAGGCGGGACCTCCCCTGGACCACGGAGTGCCCTGCTGGGTGGGCAGAAAGGACTTCCTGGGGGTCACAGGGACAGGTGGGAGCTCCCCTGGACCACCGTGCTGGGGGGACAGGTGGGAGCTCCCATGGATGGTGGAGCACCTCATGGGACACACAGACAGGACCTCCCAGGGGCCACAGCAACAGAGAGGACTCCTGGGGGCCACAGAGATGGGTGGGACCCCCCCATGGCCTCCATTGGGTGAGGTTCTCCCACGGGCCACAGGCAGGTGGGACCTCCTAGTGACCACCGAGTGACCACTGGGTGGACAGGCAGGACCTCCCAGGAGACAGAGGGCACCCTGTTGGGTGGACAGAGAGGACCTCCCATGGACCACAGAGACAGACAGGACCTCCTGGGGGCCATAGTGACAGGGAGGACCTCCCACAGACCACAGAGTGCCCCGTTGGGTGGACAGAGAGGACTGCCCGTGGATCATAGAGCACCCCGTTGGGTGGATGGACAGGACCTCCCACAGACCACAGCGCGCCCCGTTGGGTGGCCAGCGAGGCCCTCGCGGTGCCCCAGCGCGCTGGGTGGCCGGCGAGGCCCTCACCCAGGCGCAGGGCTCCCAGGGGAGCGCGTGTCTCACCAGCTCGTCCAGGTTCTTGAGGTCGCAGAGGGTGATGGGCCGGGCCCGGCTGGGGAAGGCGCCCGCCTGGGGGTCCCGGCTCTCCCGGCGCGTGCCCAGCGCGCCGTCGGCCATTTGGTCCCTCATCTCCTCCTCGATCTCCTCCTCCATTTGGATCAGCATGGGGGCCAGCATCCCAAACTTGGAGCCCCTCCTGGCCACCTCCAGCAAGCAGAGGACAAAGTTCTTCTCGTTCTTCTTCAGCACCAAGTCGTTGGTCTCGAACATGAGCACGTCCTGGATGCCCAGGTCCTGCCGGCACCACTGGATGAAGTTGGAGACGTTATCCCGGGCGATGAAGGAGCCGGGCACCACGTTCTTGGCCTGGAAGACCACCTCGTTCTGGGGCACGCGCATGCGGGCGGCCGCCTCGGGGTGCCGCTCCTGGAAGTCCAGGGCGGTGCGGTTGACGTTGTTGGCATGGCGGCAGAGGTGACATCCCGTCTCCAGGCTCTCCAGGAAGGTGTCCACCTGGATGTCCAGGTCGTAGAGGGTGTTGAACCACTCGGCCAGGTCCTCCTTCATGGCCTCCAGGTACTCCTCGCTGGAGCGGAAGGGGCGGATGCTCTTGGAGGCGGCCGACTGGATGTGGCTGGGGTCAGCCATGGCGACCTGCCTGCGGGGGGACAACAGGGGCTGTTACGGGCAGgaagccccccaaaccccctcaaacCACCCACCAACTTTGGTGacccctctgtgcctcagtttctccccCCACGTTACCTGTGGGCAGGAGCgtcaccactgccaccaccacccctcCGGGACCTGCCTGatccctgccaggacctgcagCACCCCCCACTCCACCCCATGTGTCCCCCCACAGCCCATGTCCCCTCACTTCGTGTCCCTCCACCATGTGTGTCCCACCCTCCGTGTCCCTCACCCTGTGTCCCTCAtcctgtgtcccctctgccacccccccccccccaggttAATGAGTCCCTTGTgccccccacccaccccactgtggggctgtggcagagcGAGGACATCCCTCCCCAACCCCGCCCTAAAAGCTGCCCAGTCATGGTGGGTGTCCTCACCCCGGTGTCCCCACCCCGGGAGCGGGTGACACCCCGAGGGatggcagtgccaggggcagggagccCCCCCTAACCCTGGGGGGGTCCAACCGCGAGGGGCTGCACCGGATGGGGGGATGGGGGAATTGGACCCCAACACtcagccctggggagggggctgcaccTCGGGGAGGaccccccagctgtccccaacATGGGGTGGGGGTACAAGAGCCGATGACGCCTCAGCAGAGGGGTCACCCCCTCCCGGGGGGGCCCAGTGACCTCCACTGCCAccgccagcccagccccacaccctgGGAGGGGGATCCTTCCCCTGGGGTGTCCGTGCTGCTGAGGGGGGTCCCCTACCCTCGGAGGGGGTGTCCCTCTTAGGGAGGGTCCCCTCACCTGGGGGAGGCTGTCCCTATTGGGGGGTGTCCTCTACCCTCGGAGCTGGGGGGGACCCTGTTGGGGGTGGTCCCATCCCTCGAGAGTGGGGGGACCTTGTTGGGGGGTGTCCATTTCCCTCGGAGAAGGGGTGTCCTTATCGGGGGGTGTCCTTCCCtcagggggtgggggggtcccTGTTTGGAGGGTCCCTTTCCCTCGGGGGGGTTGTCTCTGTTGGGGAGGGTCCCCTACCCTCGGAGGGGGGGGTGTCCGTGCCGAGGGGTCTCTGTATCGGGGCTCCCCCTTTCCCCCGTGGGGTGGGTGTCCATCTCTGGGGGTGTCTCTTCctcggggtggggggggttccTTTCGGCGGAGGGGTCCCTATTCCGGGGCGATGCaccgggggcggcgggaggggaTCCGCACCTGCGGGGACACGGAGGGGGGGACACAGGGCCCAGGGCCACCCGCCGACCCCCCCGGCCCTACTCACCGCCGCCGCTCTGCGCTCCGCtacggccgggccgggcccgctccccgctccgggccgggccgcggctCCCAGCGCCGGGGgggccccgccgcggcccccgccgccATCGGCCGCCGGCAGCGGCccggggggcggccggggggcccggggggcaCCCAACGAGGCTcggccgccgcagccccgcggagccgccgccgccgccgccgcgccccggccgGGAAGTTGGAGGCGGCCCAGAAAGGGCCGGGacgggggcggcggcggcggcggcggcgggcggggacgggggggacacggacacggagGGGGGGACGACATGGGCACGGCACGGAGACGGGGAGGGACAAAAACACGGGAGGGGGACACggaggtggtggtggggggCGCGACACGGCCACGGGGGTGACACAGAGCGACACTCGGTGACATCCCCCCACCCCGCCCGGGTGCGGCTGCCCGCTTCCATTGAtctgcctccttcccccaccccccttcCCCGGAACTCACCCCCGgcggggaaactgaggcacagcgGCATCCACCGGGCAGCTCCATCCCGCCCCTCCATCCCATCCTACCCCGTCCCGGGCCCGGGGGCCGCGTCCCCCCGGCTCCCAGGGATGTTCTCAAGAAAGGCCAGCAATGGTGCGGTTACAAACAGCgggaattttatttaaaaaaacaaccgTCACAACCGTTCACAGCGTTACAGGCGGGGTGGGGGCGCGTTAAACAACCGGTTTTATTTTGGGGGacggggggggaaggggaagaaagaattCATCACGCTACCGTTGAACTTGGTTTTAATGTTTCTCcacaaacagtgaaaaatactAAAGTACAGACAAGGAGGACTCATAATGTTGTGGCCAACATTATAAATATGGaattataaatttaaaacattttttttttctggtttaaaaaataaatctggtaGTAAATGCGGCTCTGGGGGGGCGGCGTTAGTAGGGCCGGTCTCGGCGATCCTGGCGGTGTTCACCCCTGTGGGCCGAGGATGGGGAACAAGGGTCAGCTGTGGGATCCAGGAACCGTCCCCGGGCCGGGGAGGTTCCTTAACCccccctcccactccccctGACACCCATTTACCCACCCCCTCCACTTATCCCGCCCCCCCACCCATTCACCCCCTTGCCCCTCCACCCACCTGTCCCACCCCACTCACCCTCTCCCCATCAGTGTCTCccctccccagtgtccccttATCCCCTCCCATCACTCCCTGCCCCGCCCTCCATCCATACTTGTCCATCTTTCCCGGCCCTCCGCGCCgtcctctgcctcctcctcccatcTGCTCCAtgaggggtcccgggggtcccccgggtcctcctcctcctcctcctctccggCCGCCTCCTCCGTAGCCGCCTCGGTCCATGCCCCGGCCACCTCGGAATCCCCCTCGGTCTCCGCCGCGGCCGCCTCGGAACATGCCGCCGGGCCCCCCTCGGTCCATGAggcccccgccgcgcccgccccgcatCCCCCCGGGGCCGCCTCGGCCGCGATCACCGCCTGCGGGAGGAGCAGAGACCCTCAGAGTGACCCCCAGGGAGCCCACCCCGCTCCGGTGATCCCTGCCCCACGATCCCAGCACATccggctctggcagcagcagcgggagaagggctgggagctgctgggtaCCCCGAGGGGATTCGGGGTTCGTTCAGGTTGGAGCAGGGCCCTGGGAGTcggggtgctgctgccagccccccACATCCAGGAAGTACAGGAGAAATGGTGCTCCCAGCCTCCATGTCCTGGCTCACGGAGGGATGAAggcctggcagctcctggagctggccCAGCCAGTCCCCAAGGAGCCCGAGGCTGGGCCTGGGGTGTCCCGTTGGGAAGTGGGGCTGTGAGCCCCCCACAAACGTacctggaggagggaagggaggtggGAGGAACCCCTCCGGTTTGGGCGCCTTGCACTGGTTGCACTCCGTTCTCCAGGCAAAGTTCTGGTttccacagcccctggggacaAATTCCAGTCAGCCCAGCGTGGGACAGCATTCCAGCTGGGGTGACATTGGGAAGCACGAGCAGGAGAGCACGTGGAGAGGGGAGGGCCTGGGGCACAGCTCCCGCACTGGGGTGGGGGGCCGGCTGCCCcttcccccacagcccccaggagtgaccccatccctccctgtgTGCCAGGTGCAAGGTGCTTCCTGGGAAGGCCCAGCAAGCCATTTTGGGAAAGGCCTCCGTGCCCTGGCCAGCTCCTGGGATGACGGGCCCTTGGCACAGGGCGGTGGGCAGCGGGGGGTACTCACGGGTTGGGGCACTGCCAGTCCCCGGCGCGGTGCTGGACGCTCCCTCCGGACGGGTTTCCCCGGGATCCCCGCGGTCCCCTCGAGGAGAAGCCACCCCTGTCTCCGCCTCTTCCCCCCATCCGGCCCATGGGGCCGCTGGGCCCGCTGGGGCCCCCCGGGCCACCGGGTCCCCCTGGACCTGTGGGAAGGAGCCCTGTCAGTGCTGGGAGCCACGGGAAGGATGGGAAGGAGCTCTGGGGGGGCTGCACGGTACCTCCACGGAGAGGGGGGGGCATtccccgctgctcccgcggGGGCATCCCGCCCCTCAGGCTGTTCATCGGGCCCTTCTTCCGTGCCAGGGTCACCTTCAGCTTGCTGCCCtggaaatccttccctgggagggacACAATGGCAGCAGCATCAGTGAATCACAGCCCTGCTTCCCACACCTGCAATTTTTGGAATTCCATCCCCAAACGTCCCCCAGCACTCACCATCAAACCATTCCACAGCTGTTTTGGCAGTGGATGGGTCATCGTAGGACACGGTGGCATCGCCCTTGGGCTTGCCCGTTTCCTTGTCGATGTAGAGGTTTATCATGGGCTGCCCCGTCCTCTTGTTCATCTAAGGGACAGTGGAACGTCACCAGGgccctgtgtccccacagcccagcGGGGATTTACTGCTCTGCCTTCCAGCAGAGGCTCCTTCCAGAGACCCCAGGACAGAAGAAAGGGGCCACAGGCCTACCACAGGTAACAGCAactgcccagacaccccaaaaatgaAGGGACAGGCCCAAAACAGCCCTGCCAGGCCTCTCCTGGAGCCTGGACATGATGGGCCTGAAGGATGTGGGCaatgggcagggagcaggaggaggaagaggaggaggtgggtgaCCCTTTTCCCTCTGTCAGCTGGGGGTCACTGGTGTCTCCTCACCTTGACAACACCACACTGTTTGAAGAAATCTGCCAGATCCTCCAGGGTCACATTGTCATTGAGTCCCTGCACATAGACTGCAGTGCTGTCCGAGTCCTCCTCCGGGTCCATGGGGGGGCCTAGGAGACAATTCCCGGGGTcagtgcaggcagaggaagggcaGGGATACCCCAGGGCCGAGTTCTTTCCATCCCGTCACGGCCTCCACGGCCGCAGCTTCGCTCTCTGGCAGTGACAGGAAACCCCAGGCCCAAGGGAGGTGACTGTGCCCCCCTCACCTCCTGAGGGCCACGGCCAGACACACCCCACACCCACCCACGTGGGAAGGACCCCCAGGTTCTGTCAGGACACATCCCAGAGGAGAGATGAGGAAGACCTTCGTGCCCCCTGGGCTCCCACACAAGGACATCCTCCCCCCTTTTCCAACGCTGGAAGGCTGACGCAGAACTTCCAGACACGCCTGTGTGACAGGAAGGGACAAGCCATGGATGAGGCTCTGGGGGTGCTGCAGACTCCCTGGATAAGCTCCAGAGAAGCCCCCAACCCCCCTAATTCCTGCAGAGAAGGGTGGCTTTCCCAACCACGTGTGGTTTTCCACAGCCCAGCTGTTTGGGAACAAAGAAATGAAGGGAACAGCCAGAAAGCCTGGAAGCGGCAGTGAGGTGACGCTGCGGCGGCCGCAGCCCTCGGAACGAGGACGTGAGCGTCCATCTCACAACCTCGGGAGGGAGTTTGGTGGCAATTACCTAAATCCAGGTCGGGTCCTTCCTCCATGTGTCCTGCCAGGCGGGAGAGAAGCATAGGGAAGGGTGTTAGTGGGGGCCCTGCGGGCTGGAGAACCGACACACACAACACTAGCTATGACCTGCGCCgcacaagcagcagcactgcacctTACTGGGCCATCAGGTGGCTCTTTTAGCACTTCTTCCAACCAAAAACCACTATTACACTggttttaagcattttttttccaaccaaTAACCACTAATACACTGATTGTTTAGCAGCTTTCAAACCGTTAACCACTatcacactgatttttttttttttagcaggtTTCAAACCGTTAATCACTAAcgctgattttttaaaaggttttacCAAGCCAATCAGTTTTTAAGTTCATTAATAAAAGttactttatatatatatatatattaaaaaaaaagaaaaaaaagatttattacatccaaaccatttcttttccccaaaattaCAGGAGTGGTTGCTCAACTCTTCCACTGTGTCCGCATACCCCTGGGCATCGCCGGCAGTACCCATTACAGTCTGGTTGCATATTGTcatttttaaaaccactttaaacgaataaaaaattacactttGTGCTAAAAAAACTTGACtgcacattttttgtttttttttttttaaacactatcCATTGTAATGCTCAAAAACTTACCACCAGGCTTATTGAAGCCACCTCGCTCTCCAGCGCTGCTGGGGGGATAAACGAAGAAATGAAGGCCTTTCCCTTTACAAAGCCAGCACCGCTCTGAGCCTCTGCGGCTCACAGGGGAGAAGGGCACTGGCTAAACATCTCCAAacatctctctgtctctctctcatCTCGGCACTAGGCCTTTCTTCAGGGCAGCTCGCTCAAATTTTCTTTACATATAAAGCAACCTTGGTGTGGTTTGAGGCACCGCTTTGCTGTCGGTGCCCTGGCGTTACTCGGGTATCATCAGTGCAATACTTGGCCGAGAAATGGGGGTTGTGTTTTGTAAATCAAAGTGggcttggtttgggtttttttttttggtgttttttttttttttcgtgtTCAAGAGTAATTTGGGGGTGTTTGAGTGGTCAACTCCCTCCCCTCGGTGTGTCCACCAAGGCGCACCCTCAGCCTGTGGCAGCGCCGGGCCCGCGGGTCCCTGACATTTAACAGTGTAAAAGGAGACAAACCACACGCGAGACCTACAACACAGTTCAGCTGACATCGCCCCTAAAACCCTCGAAATAAAGCCATACATTCAGGTCACTACTGAATTTAACAACTCTCTGGAGGGAGAACTTACAGAGTACGGCGGGGGCTCCAAGGCCTGGGGTGCAGCTTTGTGGACACACTCACTTTTGGGCAGGTGCCAATGCAAACAGGGCCGCAGCTTTCACCAAAAGCTTTGGCTGAAGCATTCACAGCTAAAACTGCTTTGGAGCGTGGTGGTTAAGTAGGAAAATGCCACCTTGGGAAAGGATTTGGGctgtttcttgctctttttttgggTGAACCAGCAAGCTGTTTGGAAGGAGCCGAGCGGAGGAGGGAGAGCACCGTGAATTTTTTCTAGCAAGTATTGCACCTCtaatactgggaaaaaaaaaagtcaatacAGAATTTCGAGCTGTTGCATGCAGCTTTGCCTCCTCTCGTTAAAAGTACACACCATTTACGTAATGTCtctctttttaaacagaagatttttacacttttttttttctttttttttttctttaacgTTACACAATTCTAAAGTAGTAGTATACCCTCCTCTGGTTTTATTACCAAACAACAAGTATGCAAGTTACCAAAGTTACAGAAGGATTCCGTTTATACAATCAATACATTGGGTTAAAAATATTCTATGtatatttttcctctccataTGGACACCGTGTCTAGTCCCACTTTTCATTATGCTGCCGGCTGAGTACTGAGTACGGGTACTTTTTAAGTATTGAGGTGTTTACAAGGCTCTCACTTTGTAACCTGTAGCATATAAATGCGACAAAGCATGTTAaaaagttttccattttcataaaaatatcaaatcaTCGAGGCAATGAAAAAGGGCACGTTAATAACATCGAGCTCCTTACCTGCTGGAGACACTGAAATCCATCACCACAGCATGCTAAGGTGGGCCGAGTTCCCCTACctgccctgggtgtcccctgaAGCCACCTGTTCTATGGACAGCACAAACTCTACGTCCATAAGGCGGGGGGAGGACCCTTTGTAAGGGTCTGGCCAGGTGGGAAATCGCTCGGGAGGCAAATTTGAGCTGGGATTAAGGTGTGAGATCAGAGACAGGTGACAAACCTTTGGCAATGAGAAGCTCGGAAGGGGCTAGAAATTTGAAGATGTGATGATAGACATTTCAGGTGTCTACATCTACTTTAATCGTTAAGAGATCAATGCAGCACGGCTGAAATCTTTATGCAGATCCCTGGAACTCCGTTCCACCCGAGCCAATTGCAAGCTGGATGCACTCCCACACAAACCAGCcttttccatgtctttcctgGATTTCTCTGATAAAGATTTCATGCCACGTCAACGGGCTGCGACAGAGCTACGCAGAATGGGGCCACCCACTGCCAAACTGGGGTTGCCACCGGGCTGTGCCACGCGGGAAGAAGTGGCCTCTGGAGGGCAGCTGCCGTCACAGCCACCCTGCCAGCACCGGGGCGGGCACGGCGTGTCCCAGTgccacacctggggacactctGCATAGCTCTGAGCAACGGGGTGAGGGGATGGAACACACACAAAGCTGTCAATTCCCTCTCGGAGGAGCCTTTGGGATTAGTTCTCCTCCCTCGTCTCTATCAGAATGACCTCCACACACGGGGACACACCCGAAGGCACAGGTGGCACCAAACCAGCTTGCGCCATCAGGTGAAATGGCCAAACTGATTCGGAGCACCTGAATGC
This genomic interval carries:
- the GAS2L1 gene encoding GAS2-like protein 1 isoform X3; the encoded protein is MADPSHIQSAASKSIRPFRSSEEYLEAMKEDLAEWFNTLYDLDIQVDTFLESLETGCHLCRHANNVNRTALDFQERHPEAAARMRVPQNEVVFQAKNVVPGSFIARDNVSNFIQWCRQDLGIQDVLMFETNDLVLKKNEKNFVLCLLEVARRGSKFGMLAPMLIQMEEEIEEEMRDQMADGALGTRRESRDPQAGAFPSRARPITLCDLKNLDELVRHALPWEPCAWVREILGCCSCPSQFPMVKVSEGKYKVGDSNTLIFVRVLRSHVMVRVGGGWDTLEHYLDKHDPCRCAALSHRLPQPRTPGMSPQKAAASTSSSRAPSPSTPRRPRPAGPPPAGAERERGPQPRGDPPKPPRQEGLPPRGGAAPRSGSGSPSRSPAEPRGTGTLRPRAPARSRRCSGDSDSSAASAQSGPRRPPARRDPPDPPGPPGSPRAPRAAASPRGSPRASRSPGRGPAPLLLIRRRPDGQHSWARAEPPAAGACPVGSPGGRRDPRPGPGDPEELARRLRAPRWLEPGQEQRLFQRLEEEFLANTRLLEQLGDTESPPPAPPATADSAYCSSSSSSSSLNVFAKHGLPAEDGRRGGSSSDGNNGNSNGNNGGCPPLPSNPTLAAARRRSSSSDESCCFPASWDNRETPGNPGSDTDWATGEDELMEMEESAGPGVPAPPPRPWAKPRLDTQPHKTPSRIPTPRGYGAGAHRASNGSPKAWGALQSIPSALLEPPWAPREREGLEENAWP
- the GAS2L1 gene encoding GAS2-like protein 1 isoform X1; amino-acid sequence: MDTHPTGERGSPDTETPRHGHPPLRGQVAMADPSHIQSAASKSIRPFRSSEEYLEAMKEDLAEWFNTLYDLDIQVDTFLESLETGCHLCRHANNVNRTALDFQERHPEAAARMRVPQNEVVFQAKNVVPGSFIARDNVSNFIQWCRQDLGIQDVLMFETNDLVLKKNEKNFVLCLLEVARRGSKFGMLAPMLIQMEEEIEEEMRDQMADGALGTRRESRDPQAGAFPSRARPITLCDLKNLDELVRHALPWEPCAWVREILGCCSCPSQFPMVKVSEGKYKVGDSNTLIFVRVLRSHVMVRVGGGWDTLEHYLDKHDPCRCAALSHRLPQPRTPGMSPQKAAASTSSSRAPSPSTPRRPRPAGPPPAGAERERGPQPRGDPPKPPRQEGLPPRGGAAPRSGSGSPSRSPAEPRGTGTLRPRAPARSRRCSGDSDSSAASAQSGPRRPPARRDPPDPPGPPGSPRAPRAAASPRGSPRASRSPGRGPAPLLLIRRRPDGQHSWARAEPPAAGACPVGSPGGRRDPRPGPGDPEELARRLRAPRWLEPGQEQRLFQRLEEEFLANTRLLEQLGDTESPPPAPPATADSAYCSSSSSSSSLNVFAKHGLPAEDGRRGGSSSDGNNGNSNGNNGGCPPLPSNPTLAAARRRSSSSDESCCFPASWDNRETPGNPGSDTDWATGEDELMEMEESAGPGVPAPPPRPWAKPRLDTQPHKTPSRIPTPRGYGAGAHRASNGSPKAWGALQSIPSALLEPPWAPREREGLEENAWP